The Halioglobus maricola genome segment GACTGGGAGCAGCCTCGCTCTCGGCGATGGCCGTGCGCACCCTGGCAGAAATATCGATGTTGAGATTACCGGCGCCCTGCCCGGCCATCACCGACCGAGTGGCGTTATAGCGCACCCAGGTCTGACGCAATTCGCCATCGTTCTCCATCTGCTTCAGCACTCTCTGCAACTCCAGCTCATTGGCCTCGTCGTCCATCAGGGCAGAGAGAGATTCACGCATTTTGTCACTCATTTCAGTTTTTCCTCGCGTAAGTACGCGTCTGTCTGTGGCAGGCCAGCATCAGTGCTGACCGTCCAGTTGTTCCTTCACCTTTGCATCGATCGCTTCCCGTGCCCGGAAAATTCTCGACCTCACTGTTCCCACGGGGCAATCCATAATGTCGGCGATGTCCTCGTAACTGAGACCATCGAATTCGCGCAAAGTTACCGCAGAGCGCAAATCATCCGGCAGATCGGCAATCGCTGTGTCGACGACTGCTTTTAACTCGTCGCCGAACAGCGCGCTCTCAGGGGTTTCAATGTCCCTCAGCGCAGCGCCACCCTCATAATATTCAGCATCTTCCACCTCGACATCCGAACCCGGAGGCCGGCGTGAGCGAGACACAAGATAATTCTTGGCAGTGTTGACCGCGATCCGGTAAAGCCAGGTATAAAATTGGCTATCACCGCGAAACTTGGGCAGCGCCCGGTAAGCCTTGATAAAGGCTTCCTGGGCCACGTCCTGCGCCTCGTCCGCATCGTGCACATAGCGACCAATCAGGCTCATGATCTTGTGCTGGTACTTGAGCACCAGCAGATCGAAGGCCCGTTGATCCCCCTTCTGCACTCTTGCGACGAGCTGCTGGTCCGTCTCGGCGGCCGTCACTCCCCTATCCCCTCCATGGTCACGGCAGTACCGCCCTGACTAAATTCTTGTGTTGTATACCCGAATAGACATTGCATCCGGGTTTTAGTTCAGCCTGATACGAGATCAGGCAGCTGTATGAAACTGTTTGCATCAAAAAGTTCCCCGGCGGGGTTTCCTTATTGCACCAGAGGTCGTATATACTCGCAGCCGGCCGTGCCTGACTGCGCTAAGTCGTTGAGGCACATGATATATTTCGCAATCTACCGCAGCAAGTGAGCGCGCGATGCCCACCACTTACAAGCACGATGTCCTGGTTATTGGCAGCGGCGCCGCGGGACTGAGCCTGGCGCTCCACCTGCCGGCTGACTGTCGGGTGGCGCTTCTGTCCAAAGCGGACCTGAACCAGGGCTCAACCTATTGGGCCCAGGGCGGTATGGCAGCGGTGCTGCACGACCGCGATACGGTCGACTCCCATGTACAGGACACGCTCACCGCAGGCGCCGGCCTGTGTGACCGCGAGGCGGTGGAGTTCACCGTGCGCAATTCCCGTCGCTGCACCGAATGGCTGGTGGAGCAAGGCGTGGATTTCGATCTCCGTGAAGACCAGGCCGACGCCGACGACCGCGAATTTCACCTGACCATGGAAGGCGGACACAGTCACC includes the following:
- the rpoE gene encoding RNA polymerase sigma factor RpoE — encoded protein: MTAAETDQQLVARVQKGDQRAFDLLVLKYQHKIMSLIGRYVHDADEAQDVAQEAFIKAYRALPKFRGDSQFYTWLYRIAVNTAKNYLVSRSRRPPGSDVEVEDAEYYEGGAALRDIETPESALFGDELKAVVDTAIADLPDDLRSAVTLREFDGLSYEDIADIMDCPVGTVRSRIFRAREAIDAKVKEQLDGQH